In Cololabis saira isolate AMF1-May2022 chromosome 1, fColSai1.1, whole genome shotgun sequence, the following proteins share a genomic window:
- the LOC133444783 gene encoding junction plakoglobin-like — MAMQMGEMDGGMAKVAEWQQTIYTHDSGIQSGATSIREDDRDYTTGQYTMTTTMTSGEPDLDAQYTMTRAQRVRAAMFPETLESSTTILSTQTDPGQMTNVQRLAEPSQMLKTAIIHLINYQDDAELATRAVPELTKLLNDEDQVVVSKAAQIVNQLTRKEASRHALMQSPQMVAAVVRAMQNTSDMETARATASILHNLSHQREGLLAIFKSGGIPALVRMLSSPMESVLFYAITTLHNLLLHQEGAKMAVRLADGLQRMVPLLKKTNPKFLAITTDCLQLLSYGNQESKLIILANGGPEGLVSIMRNYNYEKLLWTTSRVLKVLSVCPSNKPAIVEAGGMQALGKHLTGTTQRLMQNCLWTLRNLSDAATKQEGVDSLLQVLVNLLSSDDINMLTCATGILSNLTCNNAHNKSLVTESNGVESLINAILRAGEKEDVTEPAVCALRHLTSRHQLSDIAQNAVRTSYGIPAIVKLLNQPYHWPVIKAAVGLIRNLALCWENQAPLRDSGVIPRLANLLVRAHQDAQKHGSSNQHAYQDGVRMEEIVEGTTGAFHILARDPISRVEITNLDTVPLIVQLLYSPAENMKRAAAGLLCELALDKQSAEKIDAEGASAPLMELLHSNNEGIATYAAAVLFRISEDKTSDYKKRVSVELTHSLFKHDPATWERAHNTIPKEGLYPDEIDAGMQGYGGYGDMPLDDMMDGNMMPADYPPGMVYDRQYPEQY; from the exons ATGGCGATGCAAA TGGGAGAGATGGACGGTGGCATGGCCAAGGTGGCAGAGTGGCAGCAGACGATCTATACACACGACTCAGGCATCCAGTCCGGAGCCACGTCGATTAGAGAGGACGACAGGGATTACACCACCGGGCAATACACCATGACCACCACTATGACATCAGGAGAGCCCG ACTTGGATGCTCAGTACACAATGACCAGAGCCCAGCGAGTGAGAGCTGCAATGTTTCCCGAGACACTGGAGTCGAGCACGACCATCCTGTCAACTCAGACGGATCCAGGTCAGATGACCAACGTCCAGCGACTGGCCGAGCCCTCTCAGATGCTCAAAACGGCCATCATCCATCTGATCAACTACCAGGACGATGCCGAGTTAGCCACACGCGCCGTGCCCGAGCTCACAAAACTGCTCAACGACGAAGATCAG GTGGTGGTTAGCAAGGCCGCGCAGATCGTCAACCAGCTCACACGCAAGGAGGCGTCTCGGCACGCGCTGATGCAGTCTCCCCAGATGGTGGCGGCCGTGGTGCGGGCCATGCAGAACACCAGCGACATGGAGACGGCACGGGCCACCGCCAGCATCCTCCACAACCTGTCCCACCAGAGGGAGGGCCTGCTCGCCATCTTCAAGTCGGGGGGGATTCCCGCGCTCGTCCGGATGCTCAG CTCGCCCATGGAGTCGGTCCTCTTCTACGCCATCACCACGCTCCACAACCTGCTGCTGCACCAGGAGGGAGCCAAGATGGCTGTTCGTCTGGCAGACGGACTGCAGAGGATGGTCCCCCTCCTTAAGAAGACCAACCCCAAGTTTCTGGCCATTACCACAGACTGTTTGCAGCTGCTGTCATATGGAAACCAAGAGAGCAAg CTGATCATTCTTGCCAACGGGGGTCCTGAGGGGCTTGTTAGCATCATGAGGAACTACAATTACGAGAAGCTGCTGTGGACCACAAGCCGTGTGCTCAAAGTCCTTTCTGTGTGCCCCAGCAACAAACCAGCCATTGTTGAAGCAG GTGGGATGCAGGCTCTGGGTAAACACCTAACGGGCACCACCCAGCGTCTGATGCAGAACTGCCTGTGGACACTCAGAAACCTGTCCGATGCTGCCACCAAGCAG GAGGGAGTGGACAGCCTGCTGCAGGTGCTGGTGAACCTGTTGAGCTCCGACGACATCAACATGCTGACCTGCGCCACAGGCATCTTGTCTAACCTAACGTGCAACAATGCCCACAATAAATCTTTGGTCACCGAAAGCAACGGCGTGGAGTCACTAATCAACGCCATATTGCGTGCTGGGGAGAAGGAGGATGTCACTGAACCTGCTGTTTGCGCTCTGCGACATCTGACCTCGCGCCACCAGCTTTCTGACATTGCTCAGAACGCGGTCAGGACATCCTACGGCATCCCCGCCATTGTCAAGCTGCTTAATCAGCCCTACCACTGGCCAGTCATCAAG GCTGCAGTTGGCCTCATCCGTAACTTGGCTCTGTGCTGGGAGAACCAGGCCCCTCTGAGAGATTCAGGAGTCATCCCTCGTCTGGCCAACCTGCTAGTGAGAGCACACCAGGACGCCCAGAAACACGGCTCATCCAACCAGCACGCGTACCAG GATGGAGTTAGGATGGAAGAGATTGTGGAAGGTACCACAGGAGCGTTCCATATCCTGGCCAGAGATCCCATCAGCAGAGTAGAGATCACCAACCTCGACACAGTTCCCCTTATCGTCCAG CTTCTGTACTCTCCAGCGGAAAACATGAAGCGTGCTGCAGCAGGTCTGCTCTGTGAGCTGGCTCTGGATAAGCAGTCAGCTGAGAAAATTGATGCCGAGGGAGCATCCGCTCCGTTGATGGAGTTGCTTCATTCCAATAACGAGGGCATTG CAACTTACGCTGCAGCTGTGCTGTTCCGCATCTCCGAAGACAAGACATCAGACTACAAGAAGCGAGTTTCAGTGGAGCTCACGCACTCTCTGTTCAAACATGACCCTGCCACCTGGGAGAGG GCTCATAACACAATCCCCAAGGAAGGGCTTTATCCAGATG AGATAGATGCTGGTATGCAGGGCTATGGAGGCTACGGTGACATGCCCCTAGACGACATGATGGATGGAAAT